Proteins from a genomic interval of Marmoricola sp. OAE513:
- a CDS encoding SDR family NAD(P)-dependent oxidoreductase, whose product MSLPGNLLITPRAFVRRHVLSRVVDLPSPLAGRTVMITGASSGIGEAAAHAVAARGAHVLLVARRTDELERVRDEVVAAGGAASAYPADLTDGDSVDALVAAVLAEHGSVDMLVNNAGRSIRRSLEYSYDRMHDFERTMAVNYFGPVRLTLGLLPAMRAQKFGHVVNVVTWGVQIKAPRFAAYIASKTALDSFARIAGREAYADNVTFTNIRLSLVRTGMIAATDAYDRSPARTPEQAAAWVVRALEDRPLTISTAVGSIAEVLNLVAPRLMDAVAWVGSSRFPDSSAARGER is encoded by the coding sequence GTGAGCCTTCCTGGGAACCTGCTGATCACGCCGCGCGCGTTCGTGCGCCGGCACGTCCTCTCCCGCGTCGTCGACCTGCCCAGCCCGCTGGCGGGGCGGACCGTGATGATCACCGGTGCCTCCTCGGGCATCGGTGAGGCCGCGGCGCACGCGGTCGCGGCCCGGGGCGCGCACGTGCTGCTGGTCGCCCGACGGACCGACGAGCTGGAGCGCGTGCGAGACGAGGTCGTGGCCGCCGGGGGAGCGGCGTCGGCGTACCCCGCGGACCTCACCGACGGCGACTCGGTCGACGCGCTGGTCGCGGCCGTCCTGGCCGAGCACGGCAGCGTGGACATGCTGGTCAACAACGCCGGCCGTTCGATCCGCCGGTCGCTGGAGTACTCCTACGACCGGATGCACGACTTCGAGCGGACCATGGCGGTCAACTACTTCGGCCCGGTCCGGCTGACCCTGGGGCTGCTGCCCGCCATGCGCGCCCAGAAGTTCGGCCACGTGGTCAACGTGGTCACCTGGGGCGTGCAGATCAAGGCGCCGCGGTTCGCGGCGTACATCGCCTCGAAGACGGCGCTGGACTCGTTCGCCCGGATCGCCGGGCGCGAGGCGTACGCCGACAACGTCACGTTCACCAACATCCGGCTCTCGCTGGTGCGCACCGGCATGATCGCGGCCACCGACGCCTACGACCGCTCGCCCGCGAGGACGCCGGAGCAGGCCGCGGCGTGGGTCGTGCGAGCGCTGGAGGACCGCCCGCTGACGATCAGCACGGCCGTGGGCAGCATCGCGGAGGTGCTCAACCTGGTGGCGCCGCGCCTGATGGACGCGGTGGCCTGGGTCGGCTCGAGCCGGTTCCCGGACTCCTCAGCGGCGCGCGGAGAACGTTGA
- a CDS encoding class F sortase has translation MIAGFAIPSPGAGTDGPGYGDSSQYHPLGKPANPEQLIVPSIDLKSPIVPIEIATDGVLSPPEDVHEVGWWKRSARPGATSGQTLVTGHTVHTGGGVMNRLGDLRPGALVQIKTKLGTIDYAATKIFVYTKAQLAKHKQELFSQDRKDYRLVLVTCTGWTGTEYTSNIIVFADELGVRNGSGDKADSDSTFSARR, from the coding sequence GTGATCGCCGGCTTTGCCATTCCCTCACCGGGAGCCGGCACCGACGGCCCCGGCTACGGGGACTCCTCGCAGTACCACCCGCTCGGCAAGCCCGCGAACCCCGAGCAGCTGATCGTTCCCTCGATCGACCTGAAATCCCCGATCGTCCCGATCGAGATCGCCACCGACGGTGTCCTCAGCCCGCCGGAGGACGTCCACGAGGTCGGTTGGTGGAAGCGCAGCGCCCGTCCGGGAGCGACCTCGGGCCAGACCCTGGTCACCGGCCACACGGTGCACACCGGTGGCGGCGTGATGAACCGGCTCGGCGACCTGCGCCCGGGAGCCCTGGTCCAGATCAAGACCAAGCTCGGCACGATCGACTACGCGGCCACCAAGATCTTCGTCTACACCAAGGCCCAGCTGGCCAAGCACAAGCAGGAGCTGTTCAGCCAGGACCGCAAGGACTACCGGCTGGTGCTGGTCACCTGCACCGGCTGGACCGGCACCGAGTACACCAGCAACATCATCGTGTTCGCCGACGAGCTCGGGGTCCGCAACGGCTCGGGCGACAAGGCCGACAGCGACTCAACGTTCTCCGCGCGCCGCTGA
- a CDS encoding efflux RND transporter periplasmic adaptor subunit, whose amino-acid sequence MGTREKQGFGARLRAVRRRWWAALAALVLVLAGAGTWFMTAGASEDDNTTTITSTVAKGTYKTTVSATGTITPKRDEDVAFTSSGTVTSVQVEVGDKVVKGDVLAKIDDDALIAQREAAESQVTAAQTQLDEDSGSSSTQVAADEASLASARSQLADAEDAVENATLRAPFSGTVSAVGYEVGDQVGGSGGGADPSGSDTTAAITVISPKKLLIDANVSSSDVTRLKKGLQAEITPTGGNETAYGVVTEVGVIATASDTGAAQFPVTVEVTGETTGLYPGASATVEITVKQATDIIAVPTAAVRTDDAGKAYVYVVKSGKRTKTTVALGEVYGAQTEVTSGIKEGDVIEVISITGRRGTGSGGGNRNGGGEFPGGGNFQLPAGGAPGGGPVVIQGNPG is encoded by the coding sequence ATGGGTACGAGAGAGAAGCAGGGCTTCGGCGCGCGGCTGCGCGCGGTCCGTCGACGGTGGTGGGCGGCGCTGGCCGCGCTGGTCCTCGTGCTGGCCGGCGCGGGCACGTGGTTCATGACCGCGGGCGCCAGCGAGGACGACAACACCACCACGATCACCTCCACGGTCGCGAAGGGGACCTACAAGACCACCGTCTCCGCCACCGGCACCATCACCCCGAAGCGGGACGAGGACGTCGCCTTCACCTCCTCGGGCACCGTCACCTCGGTCCAGGTCGAGGTCGGCGACAAGGTGGTCAAGGGGGACGTGCTCGCGAAGATCGACGACGACGCCCTGATCGCCCAGCGCGAGGCCGCGGAGTCCCAGGTGACCGCGGCCCAGACGCAGCTCGACGAGGACTCCGGGAGCTCCTCGACCCAGGTCGCCGCAGACGAGGCGTCGCTGGCGAGCGCGAGGTCGCAGCTGGCCGACGCCGAGGACGCCGTCGAGAACGCCACCCTGCGGGCGCCGTTCAGCGGCACCGTCTCGGCCGTCGGCTACGAGGTCGGTGACCAGGTCGGGGGTTCCGGCGGCGGGGCGGACCCGTCCGGGTCGGACACGACCGCGGCGATCACCGTGATCTCCCCGAAGAAGCTGCTCATCGACGCGAACGTGTCCTCCTCCGACGTCACGCGGCTCAAGAAGGGCCTCCAGGCCGAGATCACCCCGACCGGGGGCAACGAGACGGCGTACGGCGTGGTGACCGAGGTCGGCGTCATCGCCACCGCCTCGGACACGGGCGCGGCGCAGTTCCCGGTGACCGTCGAGGTCACCGGGGAGACCACGGGTCTGTACCCGGGCGCCAGCGCCACCGTCGAGATCACCGTGAAGCAGGCGACCGACATCATCGCGGTGCCGACGGCCGCGGTGCGGACCGACGACGCCGGCAAGGCCTACGTGTACGTCGTCAAGAGCGGCAAGCGCACCAAGACCACCGTCGCGCTGGGCGAGGTCTACGGCGCCCAGACCGAGGTCACCTCCGGGATCAAGGAGGGCGACGTCATCGAGGTCATCTCGATCACCGGGCGGCGCGGGACCGGCAGCGGCGGAGGCAACCGGAACGGCGGGGGTGAGTTCCCCGGCGGCGGCAACTTCCAGCTTCCGGCGGGCGGCGCCCCCGGCGGCGGCCCCGTCGTCATCCAGGGGAACCCCGGATGA
- a CDS encoding ABC transporter ATP-binding protein, with translation MSPRQSGGRSAVISLEGVRKTYATGAVSVEALRGIDIEISAGEYVAIIGPSGSGKSTLMHILGCLDVPTEGRYELAGRDVSDLEESELALIRNREIGFVFQQFNLLADSTALRNVALPLVYAGVPAAEREERARRALERVGLADRADHRPGELSGGQQQRVAVARALVSEPSLILADEPTGNLDSVSTEDVLGLFRELHDAGRTIVLITHDHEVAEVADRVITLRDGLVTEAATAGAIA, from the coding sequence ATGAGCCCCCGGCAGTCGGGTGGGCGGAGTGCCGTCATCTCGTTGGAGGGAGTGCGGAAGACGTACGCCACCGGAGCGGTGTCGGTCGAGGCCCTGCGCGGCATCGACATCGAGATCTCCGCGGGCGAGTACGTCGCCATCATCGGGCCCTCGGGTTCCGGCAAGTCGACCCTGATGCACATCCTCGGCTGCCTCGACGTCCCGACGGAGGGCCGCTACGAGCTCGCCGGGCGCGACGTCAGCGACCTCGAGGAGTCCGAGCTCGCGCTCATCCGCAACCGGGAGATCGGGTTCGTGTTCCAGCAGTTCAACCTGCTCGCCGACTCCACCGCGCTGCGCAACGTCGCCCTCCCGCTGGTGTACGCCGGCGTACCGGCGGCCGAGCGGGAGGAGCGCGCCCGGCGCGCGCTGGAGCGGGTCGGCCTGGCCGACCGTGCCGATCACAGGCCCGGCGAGCTGTCGGGCGGTCAGCAGCAACGGGTGGCCGTGGCCCGGGCGCTGGTCTCCGAGCCGTCGCTGATCCTCGCCGACGAGCCGACCGGGAACCTGGACTCGGTCTCGACCGAGGACGTGCTCGGCCTGTTCCGCGAGCTGCACGACGCGGGCCGCACGATCGTGCTCATCACCCACGACCACGAAGTCGCCGAGGTCGCCGACCGGGTCATCACCCTCCGCGACGGGCTCGTGACCGAGGCTGCAACGGCAGGCGCGATCGCATGA
- a CDS encoding ABC transporter permease, with protein MSWVETLRTAAFAVLAHRLRSLLTLLGIVIGISSVVLTVGFGLGAQDKVRSQIDSLGSNLLIVSPGSSTGSGGVRGGFGSSTTLTLADAEALADADVAPDIAAVAPATSTSTSLTNGTTNWTSKVVGTTVSWQDVRARKLSSGRFFTQDEIDRAADVAVLGPDTVDELFNGRDPVGETVTVNGTALTVIGVLDVSGASSDDANEDDLAVVPITTAQRLSGATSTAVASIYVEARSAETLSAAYQEVNAALLTAHDVSASEADFSIATQDALLDTANSTNRTMTILLAGVAAISLLVGGIGVMNIMLVSVTERVREIGLRKALGATPSAIRRQFLIEASLLGITGGVIGSAVGVVGALVLPSMIDQPVSISAVAIVAALAVALGLGVGFGVYPADRAARLTPIDALRSE; from the coding sequence ATGAGCTGGGTCGAGACACTTCGCACGGCCGCTTTCGCGGTGCTGGCCCACCGGCTGCGCTCGCTGCTGACGCTGCTCGGCATCGTCATCGGCATCTCCTCGGTGGTGCTCACCGTCGGCTTCGGCCTGGGCGCGCAGGACAAGGTGCGTTCGCAGATCGACTCGCTCGGCTCCAACCTGCTCATCGTCTCCCCGGGCAGCAGCACCGGGAGCGGCGGCGTCCGCGGTGGCTTCGGTTCCTCGACCACGCTGACGCTGGCCGACGCCGAGGCGCTGGCCGATGCGGACGTGGCGCCGGACATCGCCGCGGTCGCCCCCGCGACCTCGACGTCGACGTCGCTGACCAACGGCACCACGAACTGGACCTCCAAGGTCGTCGGCACGACGGTCAGCTGGCAGGACGTCCGCGCCCGCAAGCTGTCCTCGGGCCGGTTCTTCACCCAGGACGAGATCGACCGGGCCGCCGACGTGGCCGTGCTCGGCCCGGACACGGTCGATGAGCTGTTCAACGGCCGCGACCCGGTGGGCGAGACCGTGACGGTCAACGGCACCGCGCTGACGGTGATCGGCGTGCTCGACGTCTCGGGCGCCAGCTCGGACGACGCCAACGAGGACGACCTCGCGGTTGTCCCGATCACCACCGCGCAGCGGCTCTCCGGCGCGACCAGCACCGCGGTCGCCTCCATCTACGTGGAGGCGAGGAGTGCTGAGACGCTGTCCGCCGCCTACCAGGAGGTCAACGCGGCCCTGCTGACGGCGCACGACGTGAGCGCGAGCGAGGCGGACTTCTCGATCGCGACGCAGGACGCGCTGCTCGACACCGCCAACTCGACCAACCGGACGATGACGATCCTGCTCGCCGGGGTCGCCGCGATCTCGTTGCTGGTCGGCGGCATCGGCGTCATGAACATCATGCTGGTCTCGGTGACCGAGCGGGTCCGCGAGATCGGCCTTCGCAAAGCGCTCGGAGCCACCCCGTCGGCGATCCGTCGCCAATTCCTCATCGAGGCCTCGCTGCTCGGCATCACCGGCGGCGTCATCGGCTCGGCGGTCGGCGTGGTCGGGGCTCTGGTCCTGCCGAGCATGATCGACCAGCCGGTCAGCATCTCAGCGGTCGCGATCGTCGCCGCACTGGCCGTCGCCCTCGGACTTGGCGTCGGTTTCGGGGTCTACCCGGCCGACCGGGCCGCTCGGCTGACTCCGATCGACGCGCTCAGGAGCGAGTGA
- a CDS encoding HlyD family efflux transporter periplasmic adaptor subunit encodes MRLPKRLKLPAVVAAGVILAGGGTVYAVAGAEDTPSYRTVRATEGDVEQTLSLTGLVDAAQRADLAFGTDGTVAKVKVAQGDTVKAGQVIATLETGDLDAAVTEAKATLAKAKAQLESDQDAQTSSVEQAGSPQPSGSSKPSGSSKPSGSSGGGNTSGTSTAVLKKLKEQQQAVLEAQSAASAALAAAHDALAAQTSACADAYQEPSGQPTDGTGTPTTDAATDAATDSTANDACDAALADVQAKQDAVKDAQDALADALATLTKTLGGALGTVSSTPAVAARTSAKTAATTTAATTDTPSSNGSSNGSSQGGTVTAARLASDQAQIDQAEADLVSAKADRAQAVLRSTRSGTVASLDLTKGDQVAAGTAVAVVVGGKSVTLTGTVAETDVEKVQVGQVARISVAGSSTTTQGTVTAIGMTADSSSGSTTYPVTVTVEDPAIALPSGSRAQVAVVLSTVDDVVTVPISAITRNGDSAVVRVWNGTKLTSTRVTLGAVGARTAQVDGIEAGTEVVLADVDQAISGASSELNQRGNFGGPPGGGTFTFRNGGGSGGGPRTSIQR; translated from the coding sequence GTGCGACTCCCGAAGAGGCTGAAGCTGCCGGCGGTGGTCGCGGCCGGCGTGATCCTGGCCGGCGGCGGCACGGTGTACGCCGTCGCCGGCGCCGAGGACACCCCGTCGTACCGGACGGTGCGGGCGACCGAGGGCGACGTCGAGCAGACCCTGTCGCTGACCGGGCTGGTCGACGCGGCGCAGCGGGCCGACCTCGCGTTCGGCACCGACGGCACCGTGGCCAAGGTCAAGGTGGCGCAGGGTGACACGGTGAAGGCCGGCCAGGTCATCGCGACCCTGGAGACCGGTGACCTCGACGCTGCCGTCACCGAGGCGAAGGCGACGCTGGCCAAGGCGAAGGCCCAGCTGGAGTCCGACCAGGACGCCCAGACCTCCAGCGTCGAGCAGGCGGGCTCGCCGCAGCCGTCGGGGAGCAGCAAGCCCAGCGGCAGCAGCAAGCCCAGCGGCAGCAGCGGGGGTGGGAACACCTCGGGCACGTCAACCGCGGTGCTGAAGAAGCTCAAGGAGCAGCAGCAGGCCGTGCTCGAGGCCCAGAGCGCAGCGTCGGCCGCGTTGGCAGCGGCACACGACGCGCTTGCTGCCCAGACCTCTGCATGTGCCGACGCTTACCAGGAGCCGTCAGGCCAACCGACCGACGGCACCGGTACCCCGACCACCGATGCGGCGACCGATGCGGCGACCGACTCGACGGCCAACGACGCCTGCGACGCGGCCCTGGCTGACGTCCAGGCGAAGCAGGACGCGGTCAAGGACGCCCAGGACGCGTTGGCCGACGCCTTGGCGACCCTGACGAAGACGCTCGGCGGCGCGCTCGGGACGGTGTCCAGCACGCCGGCCGTCGCGGCCAGGACCTCGGCGAAGACCGCAGCGACGACGACGGCGGCGACGACGGACACCCCCTCCTCGAACGGGTCGTCGAACGGGTCCTCGCAGGGCGGCACCGTGACGGCCGCACGGCTCGCATCCGACCAGGCGCAGATCGACCAGGCCGAGGCCGACCTGGTCAGCGCGAAGGCCGACCGCGCCCAGGCCGTGCTTCGTTCCACCCGGAGCGGGACGGTCGCCTCGCTCGACCTGACGAAGGGTGACCAGGTCGCGGCCGGCACCGCGGTCGCCGTCGTGGTCGGCGGGAAGTCGGTCACCCTGACCGGCACGGTCGCGGAGACCGACGTCGAGAAGGTGCAGGTCGGCCAGGTCGCGCGGATCAGTGTCGCGGGGTCCTCCACCACGACGCAGGGCACCGTGACGGCGATCGGGATGACCGCGGACAGCTCCAGCGGCAGCACCACGTACCCGGTCACCGTCACGGTCGAGGATCCGGCGATCGCTCTCCCGAGCGGATCGCGGGCCCAGGTCGCCGTGGTCCTCTCGACGGTCGACGACGTCGTCACGGTCCCGATCTCGGCGATCACCAGGAACGGGGACAGCGCCGTGGTCCGGGTCTGGAACGGCACCAAGCTGACCAGCACCCGGGTGACCCTCGGAGCGGTCGGTGCGCGCACCGCCCAGGTCGACGGCATCGAGGCGGGCACGGAGGTCGTCCTCGCCGATGTCGACCAGGCGATCTCGGGCGCCAGCTCCGAGCTGAACCAGCGCGGGAACTTCGGTGGTCCCCCGGGCGGCGGCACCTTCACCTTCCGCAACGGCGGTGGCAGCGGAGGCGGCCCGAGGACCAGCATCCAGCGCTGA
- the ligD gene encoding non-homologous end-joining DNA ligase, which produces MKPMLATRGDHVPTGREWVHEVKWDGIRALVDVARGQVRITTRNENQVAVAYPELAGLGRLGHDLLLDGEIVALGSGVPSFSDLADRMHVRDAAKAARLAQRNPVTLLAFDLLRLDGEDLTGRPWSERRAALEALGLDDPAWQVPPTYDDGAVLLEAAEAQGLEGIVSKRVSARYHPDRRSKDWLKFPIRPTGSYVVGGFRYETGSSSRLGAVLVGEPTADGLAFRGRVGSGIAGKAGQALGGLLADLVAEASPFSHDVPRVDATGTVWVRPEIIVDVQYLTLTNDGRLRQPAYRGVRTDLTVADLGGDL; this is translated from the coding sequence ATGAAGCCGATGCTCGCAACCCGGGGGGACCACGTCCCCACGGGTCGCGAGTGGGTCCACGAGGTGAAGTGGGACGGCATCCGTGCCCTGGTGGACGTCGCCCGGGGCCAGGTCCGCATCACCACCCGCAACGAGAACCAGGTGGCCGTCGCCTATCCCGAGCTCGCCGGGTTGGGTCGGCTGGGCCACGACCTGCTGCTGGACGGGGAGATCGTGGCGCTCGGGTCCGGGGTGCCGTCCTTCAGCGACCTCGCCGACCGGATGCACGTGCGCGACGCCGCCAAGGCGGCCCGGCTCGCGCAACGCAACCCGGTGACGCTGCTCGCCTTCGACCTGCTCCGCCTCGACGGGGAGGACCTCACCGGGCGGCCCTGGTCCGAGCGCCGCGCAGCGCTCGAGGCGCTAGGTCTCGACGACCCGGCCTGGCAGGTCCCGCCGACGTACGACGACGGGGCTGTGCTGCTGGAGGCCGCCGAGGCCCAAGGGCTCGAGGGCATCGTGAGCAAGAGGGTGTCCGCGCGCTACCACCCCGACCGCCGCAGCAAGGACTGGCTCAAGTTCCCGATCAGGCCTACCGGCTCCTACGTGGTCGGCGGCTTCCGCTACGAGACCGGGAGCAGCTCGCGCCTGGGAGCGGTGCTGGTGGGGGAGCCGACCGCTGACGGTCTCGCCTTCCGCGGCCGGGTCGGGTCGGGCATCGCGGGGAAGGCCGGTCAGGCACTCGGTGGACTGCTGGCAGACCTGGTGGCCGAGGCCTCTCCGTTCTCCCACGACGTCCCGCGGGTGGATGCGACCGGCACCGTCTGGGTACGGCCCGAGATCATCGTGGACGTGCAGTACCTGACCCTGACCAACGACGGCCGCCTGCGGCAGCCGGCGTACAGGGGTGTGCGCACGGACCTGACGGTCGCTGATCTCGGGGGCGACCTCTGA
- the ligD gene encoding non-homologous end-joining DNA ligase: MPAHERVEVQVEVDGRVLTLVNLDKVMYPRTGTTKGEVLNYYARIAPRLLPVLEDRAVTRIRWPHGTGDKSFFEKNVPGGTPKWVRVVTVPTSGSRTADREDGELRFPVVDSLATLTWLVNLAALELHVHQWTVDAQGRPVNPNRMVIDLDPGEPAGLMECSQVALMVRERLATDGLETRAVTSGSKGVHLYADLDGKRTSDEVRDYAKGIAEELEAEHPKLVVSQMAKARRSGKVFFDWSQNVGAKTTIAPYSLRGREFPTVAAPRTWDEIEAGAEDPLGLEQLRFEDVLERDG; encoded by the coding sequence ATGCCGGCGCACGAGCGGGTCGAGGTCCAGGTCGAGGTCGACGGGCGGGTGCTGACCCTGGTGAACCTCGACAAGGTGATGTACCCGAGGACGGGGACCACCAAGGGTGAGGTGCTCAATTACTACGCACGCATCGCGCCCCGGCTGCTGCCGGTGCTCGAGGACCGGGCGGTCACGCGGATCCGGTGGCCGCACGGCACCGGCGACAAGAGCTTCTTCGAGAAGAACGTGCCCGGCGGGACCCCGAAGTGGGTCCGCGTCGTGACCGTGCCGACGTCGGGGTCGCGCACCGCCGACCGCGAGGACGGCGAGCTGCGGTTCCCGGTGGTCGACTCGCTGGCGACGTTGACGTGGTTGGTGAACCTCGCCGCCCTGGAGCTGCACGTGCACCAGTGGACGGTCGACGCGCAGGGGCGGCCGGTGAACCCGAACCGGATGGTGATCGACCTCGACCCGGGTGAGCCGGCCGGACTGATGGAGTGCTCCCAGGTCGCGCTCATGGTCCGCGAGCGCCTGGCCACCGACGGGCTGGAGACGCGCGCCGTCACCAGCGGCTCCAAGGGCGTCCACCTGTACGCCGACCTGGACGGGAAGCGCACCAGCGACGAGGTCCGCGACTACGCGAAGGGGATCGCGGAGGAGCTGGAGGCCGAGCACCCGAAGCTGGTCGTGAGCCAGATGGCGAAGGCCCGCCGCAGCGGGAAGGTGTTCTTCGACTGGTCGCAGAACGTCGGTGCGAAGACGACGATCGCGCCGTACTCGCTGCGTGGGCGGGAGTTCCCCACGGTGGCAGCACCGCGTACCTGGGACGAGATCGAGGCGGGTGCCGAGGACCCGCTGGGCCTGGAGCAGCTCCGGTTCGAGGACGTGCTGGAGCGGGACGGCTAA
- a CDS encoding HD domain-containing protein — translation MSTHQSPAYGTLAWAEAVNGRLTAAEQVRESAKALRTIAVSTPGAVRALRGRARPDASVFDVDAIEVPDSAIARAAEEEARDSVADPVVQHSQRMYYWAMMLAGRDGLSPDPEITYVACLLHDITWGEKYASSTAMPCFAARGGQVARDWTRAQGWPDDRATVAADAISLHVNITVGPEHTDEARLLQAAAGLDVIAQRYDEIDPAAIAAVLAKHPRTGWLESLHHFRDESHPGTRAGLMRRLGMMQIARRTAFKD, via the coding sequence ATGAGTACGCACCAGTCCCCGGCGTACGGGACCCTGGCCTGGGCCGAAGCCGTCAACGGCCGGCTCACCGCTGCCGAGCAGGTCCGCGAGTCCGCGAAGGCGTTGCGCACGATCGCCGTCTCGACGCCGGGCGCGGTGCGCGCGCTGCGGGGGCGAGCCCGCCCGGACGCCTCGGTCTTCGACGTCGACGCGATCGAGGTCCCGGACTCGGCGATCGCGCGGGCCGCCGAGGAGGAGGCGCGCGACAGCGTCGCCGACCCGGTCGTCCAGCACTCGCAGCGGATGTACTACTGGGCGATGATGCTGGCCGGGCGCGACGGCCTCTCCCCCGACCCGGAGATCACCTACGTCGCCTGCCTGCTGCACGACATCACGTGGGGCGAGAAGTACGCCTCCTCCACAGCGATGCCGTGCTTCGCCGCCCGCGGCGGTCAGGTCGCGCGCGACTGGACGCGTGCGCAGGGCTGGCCGGACGACCGCGCGACCGTCGCCGCGGATGCCATCTCGCTGCACGTCAACATCACGGTGGGCCCCGAGCACACCGACGAGGCTCGGTTGTTGCAGGCGGCCGCCGGGCTCGACGTCATCGCTCAGCGGTACGACGAGATCGACCCCGCGGCGATCGCCGCCGTGCTGGCCAAGCACCCGCGCACCGGCTGGCTCGAGAGCCTGCACCACTTCCGCGACGAGTCCCACCCGGGGACCCGCGCCGGACTGATGCGTCGACTCGGGATGATGCAGATCGCGCGGCGTACCGCCTTCAAGGATTAG
- a CDS encoding aminotransferase class V-fold PLP-dependent enzyme, with protein MTAAAPPTDVRPLAELVGAEEKVPLVTDGYARYVNLDLAASAPALASVADRVSEFLPSYSSVHRGAGYASMVSTAAYEAARVTIGAFVGAREADVVQVVRNTTDAFNLLATAVPATPERQDVVHLDLEHHANLLPWATRGRVVAAADTLVGTLAALEAELARTPAALLTVTGASNVTGEILPLAELAALAHAHGARIAVDGAQLVPHRRTDLAALDLDYLAFSGHKLYAPYGAGVLIGRRDWLEAAPPYLAGGGAVRQVTLEATTWAPTPARHEAGTPNVVGAVALAAACEAIAALPDGALEAHEAVLLDRLSAGLGAIDGVRLLRLWHGEVPAVGLVSFAVDGYSAEVVAHYLSAEHGIGVRDGRFCAHPLLERLNGGRTAVRASLGLGSSGEDVDRLVAAISSLVTTGPLWTYGTDGLPSPDPRPLPPWIASDSQPLRACQA; from the coding sequence ATGACTGCCGCCGCGCCGCCGACGGACGTACGACCCCTGGCCGAGCTGGTCGGGGCCGAGGAGAAGGTGCCGCTGGTCACCGACGGCTACGCCCGCTACGTGAACCTCGACCTCGCCGCGAGCGCCCCGGCTCTCGCCTCGGTGGCCGACCGAGTCTCCGAGTTCCTGCCGTCGTACTCCAGCGTCCACCGTGGCGCCGGGTACGCCTCGATGGTGAGCACCGCGGCGTACGAGGCCGCGCGGGTCACCATCGGTGCCTTCGTCGGTGCCCGGGAAGCCGACGTGGTCCAGGTCGTGCGCAACACGACCGACGCGTTCAACCTGCTGGCCACGGCGGTTCCCGCCACCCCAGAACGTCAGGACGTCGTCCACCTCGACCTCGAGCACCACGCCAACCTGCTGCCCTGGGCCACCCGTGGTCGCGTGGTCGCGGCTGCCGACACGCTCGTCGGGACGCTCGCCGCGCTGGAAGCCGAGCTGGCCCGTACGCCGGCAGCCCTGCTGACGGTCACCGGCGCGTCCAACGTCACCGGCGAGATCCTGCCGCTGGCCGAGCTCGCTGCCCTGGCGCACGCCCACGGCGCCCGGATCGCGGTCGACGGCGCCCAGCTGGTGCCGCACCGCCGGACCGACCTGGCGGCTCTCGACCTGGACTACCTGGCGTTCTCGGGCCACAAGCTCTACGCGCCGTACGGTGCCGGCGTGCTGATCGGTCGCCGCGACTGGCTGGAGGCGGCGCCGCCGTACCTGGCCGGTGGGGGAGCGGTCCGGCAGGTCACCCTCGAGGCGACCACCTGGGCGCCCACCCCGGCCCGTCACGAGGCCGGCACGCCGAACGTGGTCGGCGCCGTCGCACTCGCGGCTGCCTGCGAGGCCATCGCGGCGCTGCCCGACGGTGCGCTCGAGGCGCACGAGGCGGTGCTGCTCGACCGGCTGTCGGCAGGTCTCGGTGCGATCGACGGCGTCCGGCTGCTCCGGCTCTGGCACGGCGAGGTGCCGGCCGTCGGGCTGGTCAGCTTCGCCGTCGACGGCTACTCCGCCGAGGTGGTGGCGCACTACCTCTCCGCCGAGCACGGCATCGGTGTCCGGGACGGGCGCTTCTGCGCCCACCCGCTGCTCGAGCGGCTCAACGGCGGGCGGACGGCGGTCCGCGCCAGCCTCGGCCTGGGCTCCAGCGGCGAGGACGTCGACCGGCTGGTCGCAGCGATCAGCTCGTTGGTCACGACCGGGCCGCTGTGGACCTACGGAACAGACGGTCTGCCCTCGCCGGACCCGCGGCCGCTCCCGCCGTGGATCGCCAGCGACTCCCAGCCCCTGCGCGCCTGTCAGGCGTAG